A window from Candidatus Neomarinimicrobiota bacterium encodes these proteins:
- a CDS encoding PAS domain S-box protein — protein sequence MKLSSLKTKTFLYPFGFSLVVGASLWILDTVLDMVYYYEGPFLDLLFYEIPPHEIYVRLLILGVCAVAGAILGVYQILWQNRLYREQLWYSQTLHSIGDGVIATDTEGRVTYVNRQAELLTGWSSSEAKGLPIAEVFQVVNEETKSPVENPVGRVLKEGRIIGLANHTELLAKDGRRLPILDSGSPIKYEDEIVGAVLVFRDDSERRKKEKAIQAREKRLATLLQNIPGMAYRCINDQHWTMQFVSDGCKSLTGYQPLDLIQNTTISYAELIQPADRNIVEKKVQEAIRKDEPFEVEYRIQTKDGVTKTVWERGRLVENSEGHQILEGHISDVTKRREMETRYHSLFTSIWDAILIADTHRNIIDCNPAFEEKFGYSLEELRGHKTEYIYADHQEYRILGKAIQEHQADRELRVTVNYQTKSGVIFPGDTGVYFLKDEHGEMTGFIGVIRDVSQKMESKQAIFESETRFRKIFEESPVGMAILNQEFHFEAVNKSLCEMLEYSPTQLKAHALPSVVLPEDRESTTDILRKLSQHEPFSRQIEKQYVTDTDKVVWGKTTLTNLFSGSEQSEYLVMIEDVTSQKQSELALQQSRRELQQILDNLHEGIYRMSYDNEILFANDRMAQMLGYESADEIIGKRTDDLPFTPQLSHEKFQQILREKGAVRDFEGTWVHDQGWRVEVLENAVEVTDEAGNPIYYEGTVKDISEQKELEKQLIQSQKMEALGQIAGGIAHDFNNVLAAINSAQEILNVKIQDDNLRKYLQIIQSSVDRGNTVTKRMLTFTRPADPETKAITVSDFLYEIKEIGAHTLPKNVNIRVKIATEEDRIWADPAQLQQILITMCINAADAMPDGGTITLQAISVSSGEIPSHAASPNSDYLGIQVIDEGIGMDAETQDRIFEPFFTTKKSTDGTGLGLAIVQSIIRKNSGWITVESQPGKGTTFTLGLPKAAPRDLRELELDELPEQVPYGVGQHILYIEDEASIRELMREALTNLDYTVAPVSNASDALEYYNHHSDTIDLIVTDIGLPDMHGRELITQLRATNAGQPIVAVTGYVRDEIVSSLEAAGATRVFQKPINIKRLARVIDELIPE from the coding sequence ATGAAATTATCGTCTCTAAAAACCAAAACGTTTCTGTATCCTTTCGGTTTTTCCCTGGTTGTCGGAGCATCGCTCTGGATACTCGATACCGTATTGGATATGGTATATTATTACGAAGGTCCCTTTCTGGATTTGCTGTTTTACGAAATTCCCCCACATGAGATTTATGTTCGCCTGCTCATCTTAGGAGTTTGCGCAGTAGCTGGGGCAATACTCGGTGTATATCAAATTCTCTGGCAAAACAGGCTTTACCGGGAGCAATTGTGGTACTCTCAAACCCTGCACAGTATTGGCGACGGCGTGATTGCGACTGATACGGAAGGACGTGTCACCTATGTAAACAGGCAGGCAGAATTGTTAACAGGTTGGAGTTCCTCAGAAGCCAAAGGGCTTCCCATTGCAGAGGTATTTCAGGTCGTTAATGAAGAGACAAAATCTCCGGTGGAAAATCCGGTGGGTCGCGTATTGAAAGAGGGTCGTATTATCGGCCTGGCCAATCATACGGAACTGTTAGCAAAAGATGGCCGGCGCTTGCCTATCCTGGACAGCGGATCTCCGATTAAATACGAGGATGAGATAGTTGGAGCCGTGCTGGTATTTCGGGACGATTCCGAGCGACGGAAAAAAGAGAAGGCGATTCAGGCACGTGAAAAGCGGCTTGCAACATTACTGCAGAATATCCCCGGGATGGCTTATCGCTGTATTAATGATCAGCACTGGACCATGCAGTTTGTCAGTGACGGATGTAAATCCCTGACGGGATACCAGCCCCTGGATCTTATACAAAACACTACCATCTCCTATGCAGAATTGATCCAACCAGCTGACAGGAACATAGTCGAAAAAAAGGTGCAGGAAGCTATCCGGAAAGACGAGCCCTTTGAGGTCGAATACCGTATTCAAACCAAAGATGGAGTCACAAAAACCGTCTGGGAACGTGGCCGACTCGTGGAAAATTCCGAGGGCCATCAGATACTTGAAGGTCATATTTCCGATGTAACCAAACGCCGTGAAATGGAAACCCGTTACCACAGCCTGTTTACCAGTATCTGGGATGCGATACTTATAGCGGATACCCATCGTAACATTATTGATTGTAATCCGGCGTTTGAGGAGAAATTCGGGTACTCACTTGAGGAGCTCCGGGGACACAAGACAGAATACATCTATGCTGACCATCAGGAATACCGGATACTGGGAAAAGCGATTCAAGAGCACCAAGCGGATCGGGAATTGCGAGTGACTGTTAATTATCAGACCAAATCCGGGGTAATCTTTCCCGGAGATACCGGGGTGTATTTTCTCAAAGATGAGCATGGAGAGATGACGGGATTTATCGGCGTAATCCGGGATGTCTCTCAAAAAATGGAATCAAAACAGGCTATTTTTGAGAGCGAAACCCGGTTCCGGAAGATCTTTGAGGAAAGTCCGGTAGGGATGGCTATCCTTAACCAGGAATTTCATTTTGAGGCGGTAAATAAGTCCCTGTGTGAAATGCTGGAATATTCTCCGACTCAACTTAAAGCCCATGCGCTTCCCTCAGTCGTCTTGCCTGAAGACCGTGAGAGTACAACCGATATTCTCCGGAAATTATCGCAACACGAGCCTTTTTCCAGACAAATTGAAAAACAGTACGTTACCGATACCGACAAAGTCGTCTGGGGAAAGACTACGCTGACAAACTTGTTTTCCGGCTCAGAACAATCGGAATACTTGGTGATGATCGAGGATGTGACTAGTCAAAAACAGTCCGAATTAGCCCTCCAGCAATCCCGCCGGGAGTTGCAGCAGATTCTGGACAATCTCCACGAAGGTATTTACCGGATGAGTTATGACAATGAAATCCTCTTTGCCAATGACCGGATGGCCCAGATGCTGGGATACGAGTCGGCGGATGAGATCATCGGAAAGCGCACCGATGATCTGCCATTCACACCGCAGCTCTCGCACGAAAAATTCCAGCAAATACTCCGGGAAAAGGGTGCGGTCAGAGATTTTGAAGGCACCTGGGTTCATGATCAGGGGTGGCGTGTTGAAGTATTAGAGAATGCCGTCGAAGTTACCGATGAAGCGGGCAATCCGATATACTATGAAGGTACCGTGAAGGATATCAGCGAACAGAAGGAACTGGAAAAACAGTTGATTCAGTCCCAGAAAATGGAGGCACTCGGCCAAATCGCGGGTGGTATCGCACACGATTTTAACAACGTCCTCGCTGCAATTAACAGTGCACAGGAAATTCTGAACGTTAAAATTCAGGATGACAATCTCCGGAAATATCTCCAAATCATCCAATCCAGTGTTGACCGCGGAAACACTGTTACGAAACGGATGCTGACCTTTACCAGGCCCGCCGATCCTGAAACCAAAGCCATTACTGTCTCCGATTTTTTGTATGAGATCAAAGAGATTGGTGCCCATACCCTGCCGAAAAATGTGAATATCCGTGTGAAGATTGCGACTGAGGAGGATCGGATCTGGGCCGATCCCGCACAATTGCAGCAAATACTGATAACGATGTGCATCAACGCGGCCGACGCCATGCCGGACGGCGGAACCATCACCCTGCAAGCCATTTCGGTATCTTCGGGAGAAATCCCTTCCCATGCTGCCTCACCAAACTCGGACTATCTCGGCATTCAGGTGATTGACGAAGGTATAGGGATGGATGCAGAGACGCAGGACCGCATATTCGAGCCGTTTTTCACCACCAAAAAGTCGACGGACGGTACAGGATTGGGGCTTGCCATAGTCCAGAGTATTATCCGAAAAAACAGCGGATGGATCACGGTTGAGAGCCAGCCCGGTAAAGGGACCACTTTTACACTCGGACTGCCAAAAGCGGCTCCCCGGGATCTCCGGGAATTAGAACTGGATGAATTACCGGAGCAGGTTCCCTACGGAGTGGGACAACATATTCTGTATATCGAAGATGAAGCCTCGATACGGGAGTTAATGCGGGAAGCGCTTACGAACCTCGACTACACCGTTGCACCGGTCTCAAATGCATCTGATGCACTGGAGTATTATAATCACCACTCAGATACTATCGACCTCATCGTGACGGATATCGGACTCCCGGATATGCATGGCAGAGAATTAATTACTCAACTCAGAGCGACAAACGCAGGACAACCGATTGTGGCTGTGACGGGATACGTCAGAGACGAAATTGTGTCGAGTTTAGAAGCGGCAGGAGCAACCCGAGTATTTCAAAAACCGATTAACATCAAAAGACTTGCCCGAGTCATCGACGAGCTCATTCCCGAATAA